The Benincasa hispida cultivar B227 chromosome 11, ASM972705v1, whole genome shotgun sequence genome has a segment encoding these proteins:
- the LOC120089807 gene encoding DNA replication licensing factor MCM2 translates to MAGETPDGHSSGNPPSTPDSPTTSAGFETDQLPHLSQTSDTYPDEDEAAVDPHILPDEPDPDEEEEGEDLYHDNFLDDYRRMDEHDQYESLGLDDSLEDERDLDQIMEDRRAAEMELETRDAQLTRRKLPELLHDHDSEDDNYRPSKRSRADFRPPAAARSYDDIDGMQSSPGRSQRENSRDDVPMTDHSVDDQYEDEDDDENEHEMYRVQGPLREHVTMDAVRRFIGKKFKKFLETYVNPKSGNGELEYMRLINEMVLANRCSLEIDYKQFIFVHPNIAIWLADAPQPVLEVMEDVAKKVVFDIHPNYKNIHQKIYVRINNLPVYDQIRNIRQIHLNTMIRIGGVVTRRSGVFPQLQQVKYDCNKCGTILGPFFQNSYSEVKVGSCPECQSKGPFTVNVEQTVYRNYQKLTLQESPGIVPAGRLPRYKEVILLNDLIDCARPGEEIEVTGIYTNNFDLSLNTKNGFPVFSTVVEANYITKKQDLFSAYKLTQEDKEEIEKLAKDPRIGERIIKSIAPSIYGHEDIKTAIALAMFGGQEKNVEGKHRLRGDINVLLLGDPGTAKSQFLKYVEKTGHRAVYTTGKGASAVGLTAAVHKDPVTREWTLEGGALVLADRGICLIDEFDKMNDQDRVSIHEAMEQQSISISKAGIVTSLQARCSVIAAANPIGGRYDSSKTFSQNVELTDPIISRFDILCVVKDVVDSVTDEMLARFVVDSHFKSQPKGVNLDDKSINESQEDSQDSARPLDPEVLPQDLLRKYITYSKLNVFPRLHDADLDKLTHVYAELRRESSHGQGVPIAVRHIESMIRMSEAHARMHLRQHVTQEDVDMAIRVLLDSFISTQKFGVQKALQKSFRKYMTFKKDYNELLLYLLRELVKNALHFEEIVRGSTSELTQINVKLEDLQSKAQDHEIYDLKPFFNSSHFSNAKFVLDEEHGLIRHHLAR, encoded by the exons ATGGCTGGAGAAACTCCCGATGGCCATTCCTCCGGCAATCCGCCTTCGACGCCTGATTCCCCCACCACCTCCGCCGGTTTCGAAACAGACCAGCTCCCTCATCTCAGCCAAACTTCCGACACCTACCCTGATGAGGACGAAGCCGCCGTCGATCCTCATATCCTTCCCGACGAGCCTGACCCCGATGAAGAGGAGGAAGGAGAGGATCTCTACCACGACAATTTCTTGGA TGATTATCGGAGAATGGATGAGCATGACCAGTACGAGTCCTTGGGCCTCGACGATTCTTTAGAGGACGAGAGGGATTTGGATCAGATTATGGAGGACAGACGAGCTGCCGAGATGGAACTGGAAACTCGAGATGCTCAGTTAACCCGTCGGAAGCTTCCTGAGCTATTACATGATCATG aCTCCGAGGATGACAACTACAGGCCTTCAAAAAGATCAAGAGCTGATTTTCGGCCTCCAGCTGCAGCAAGAAGCTACGATGACATTGATGGTATGCAAAGTTCTCCGGGTAGATCCCAAAGGGAAAACTCACGAGATGATGTGCCCATGACAGATCATTCTGTTGATGACCAATATGAG GATGAAGACGATGATGAAAATGAGCATGAGATGTATCGTGTTCAAGGGCCACTTAGAGAACATGTTACCATGGATGCGGTTCGGCGCTTTATAGgcaaaaaatttaagaaattctTGGAAACATATgtgaatccaaagagtggaaaTGGTGAGCTTGAGTACATGCGATTGATAAATGAGATGGTGCTAG CCAATAGGTGCAGTTTGGAGATTGATTACAAACAGTTCATCTTTGTTCATCCAAATATTGCAATCTGGTTGGCTGATGCACCCCAGCCCGTCTTAGAAGTTATGGAAGATGTTGCAAAGAAGGTTGTCTTTGACATACAtccaaactacaaaaatatCCACCAAAAGATCTATGTTCGCATCAATAATTTACCAGTCTATGATCAGATTCGAAATATTAG GCAAATTCATTTAAATACCATGATTCGCATCGGAGGCGTAGTGACCCGACGCTCTGGTGTCTTCCCCCAGTTGCAGCAGGTGAAGTATGATTGTAATAAATGTGGCACAATATTGGGACCATTTTTTCAGAATTCCTATTCAGAGGTCAAGGTTGGTTCTTGTCCTGAATGCCAATCGAAAGGGCCATTCACAGTAAATGTCGAGCAG ACTGTATATAGGAATTATCAAAAGCTAACCCTCCAAGAAAGTCCTGGAATTGTGCCAGCTGGTAGACTTCCAAGGTACAAGGAAGTGATACTATTGAATGATCTAATTGATTGTGCCCGTCCTGGGGAAGAAATT GAAGTCACGGGCatttatacaaataattttgaCTTATCATTGAATACAAAGAACGGGTTTCCTGTATTTTCCACCGTTGTTGAAGCAAATTATATTACCAAAAAGCAAGATTTATTTTCTGCTTACAAGCTTACCCAGGAAGACAAGGAAGAGATTGAGAAGTTGGCTAAAGACCCTAGAATTGGAGAAAGG ATAATCAAGTCCATTGCACCATCAATCTATGGTCACGAGGACATAAAAACAGCAATTGCTCTTGCAATGTTTGGAGGTcaagaaaaaaatgttgaagGGAAACACAGGTTACGAGGTGATATCAATGTTCTTCTACTAGGTGATCCTGGCACAGCCAAATCTCAGTTTCTCAA ATATGTTGAGAAAACTGGGCATAGAGCAGTGTACACCACAGGGAAAGGAGCTTCAGCTGTAGGACTAACAGCAGCAGTGCATAAGGATCCCGTCACAAGGGAGTGGACCCTTGAAGGAGGTGCCCTTGTATTAGCTGATAGAGGAATCTGTCTTATTGATGAGTTTGACAAAATGAATGATCAGGACAG GGTGAGTATCCATGAAGCAATGGAGCAGCAGAGCATTAGCATATCAAAAGCTGGAATAGTCACTTCTCTTCAAGCCAGATGTTCGGTCATCGCTGCTGCCAATCCCATTGGAGGAAG GTATGACTCCTCGAAAACATTTTCACAAAATGTTGAGCTGACCGATCCTATCATTTCTCGTTTTGACATCCTCTGCGTTGTTAAG GATGTGGTAGACTCTGTAACAGACGAGATGCTTGCTAGGTTTGTAGTTGATAGTCATTTCAAATCACAGCCAAAGGGAGTCAATCTTGACGACAAGTCTATAAATGAATCCCAGGAGGACAGTCAAGACTCTGCAAGGCCACTGGATCCGGAG GTGCTCCCCCAAGATCTGCTGAGGAAATACATAACTTATTCTAAGTTGAATGTTTTTCCAAGGTTGCATGATGCTGATTTGGATAAGTTGACACATGTCTATGCAGAATTACGAAGGGAATCTTCT CATGGGCAAGGAGTTCCTATTGCAGTTAGGCACATAGAGTCAATGATACGCATGTCTGAAGCGCATGCAAGAATGCACCTTAGACAGCATGTCACGCAAGAAGATGTTGATATGGCAATTCGTGTGTTACTTGATTCTTTCATTTCGACCCAGAAATTTGGAGTGCAGAAAGCTCTGCAAAAG AGCTTCAGAAAGTATATGACTTTCAAGAAGGATTACAATGAACTGCTGCTATATCTTCTCCGAGAACTTGTGAAGAATGCACTTCACTTTGAGGAAATTGTTCGTGGATCTACATCGGAGCTTACCCAAATCAATGTGAAACTGGAAGACCTACAAAGCAAG GCACAAGATCATGAAATTTATGATCTGAAACCCTTCTTCAACAGCTCTCATTTTTCAAATGCTAAATTTGTGCTGGATGAAGAGCATGGACTAATCAGGCATCACCTTGCCAGATGA